Proteins found in one Triticum aestivum cultivar Chinese Spring chromosome 4D, IWGSC CS RefSeq v2.1, whole genome shotgun sequence genomic segment:
- the LOC123099511 gene encoding phenolic glucoside malonyltransferase 1, with product MAPAQQASPPPILSVLDTTLVAPSPSAGAAPPESSLPLTFFDVFWLNLPPVERVFFYRLAADADVPAILSNLKTSLSQALHAYYPLAGRLRLTPGTADRYEVYYQPGDGVTFTVAEYRDDVDVDELAIDQPREIIRIAPLAPPLPKGGAVLALQATVMRRGLAIGMAVHHAACDGATSTRFLHTWAAASTGAVGPPPPVIDRTLVKDPTGLYDVFVKAKPTAGEMDRVKTWEHRLLATFTLSKEEIQRVKDVVASEAGRRGATPPRCSSLVATFGFMWSCHQRTKDTGSTGADPTYLLFPVDHRSRMKPPVPEEYLGNCVGIATHAAPMDQLAAAGAGGLFIACTAVAAAIDEAVRGIGSPETVALWMHRVREAGVAGMWTVAGSPRFRVYEVDFGFGRPAKVEIVSVARTGAMAVAEGRSGRGGIEVGISLPAAGMQSFQMCFQDAIDWLHQ from the coding sequence ATGGCGCCAGCGCAGCAAGCCTCGCCACCCCCGATTCTCAGCGTCCTCGACACCACTCTCGTAGCGCCCTCGCCcagcgccggcgccgccccgccggagtccTCCCTCCCGCTCACCTTCTTCGACGTCTTCTGGCTTAACCTCCCACCCGTCGAGCGCGTCTTCTTCTaccgcctcgccgccgacgccgacgtCCCCGCCATCCTCTCCAACCTCAAGACCTCGCTGTCCCAGGCCCTCCACGCCTACTACCCGCTTGCCGGCCGCCTCCGCCTCACGCCCGGGACGGCTGACCGCTACGAGGTCTACTACCAGCCTGGCGACGGTGTCACCTTCACCGTCGCCGAGTACCGTGATGATGTTGACGTCGATGAGCTGGCCATCGACCAGCCGAGGGAGATCATCAGGATCGCGCCGCTCGCACCGCCACTCCCCAAGGGCGGCGCGGTGCTCGCGCTGCAGGCCACCGTGATGCGCCGTGGCCTCGCCATCGGCATGGCCGTGCACCACGCCGCCTGCGACGGGGCGACCTCCACGCGCTTCCTGCACACCTGGGCGGCGGCCAGCACCGGCGCCGTCGGCCCACCACCCCCTGTCATCGACAGAACCCTCGTAAAGGACCCAACGGGTCTCTACGACGTCTTCGTGAAAGCCAAGCCGACCGCCGGCGAGATGGACCGCGTCAAGACGTGGGAGCACCGACTCCTCGCCACGTTCACACTGTCCAAGGAAGAGATACAACGCGTCAAGGACGTGGTAGCCAGCGAGGCCGGGCGGCGAGGCGCTACGCCGCCGCGATGCTCCTCGTTGGTggccaccttcggcttcatgtggTCATGCCACCAGCGAACTAAAGATACAGGAAGCACCGGCGCAGACCCGACATACTTGCTCTTCCCCGTCGACCACCGCTCACGGATGAAGCCTCCCGTCCCGGAGGAGTACCTCGGCAACTGCGTCGGCATCGCCACGCATGCCGCACCCATGGACCAGCTCGCGGCAGCCGGCGCCGGCGGCCTCTTCATCGCGTGCACGGCGGTAGCTGCGGCGATCGACGAAGCGGTGCGCGGCATCGGCTCACCTGAGACAGTTGCGTTGTGGATGCATCGGGTCAGGGAGGCTGGCGTCGCCGGCATGTGGACGGTGGCCGGGTCGCCGAGGTTCCGCGTGTACGAGGTGGACTTTGGGTTCgggcggccggccaaggtggaGATCGTGTCCGTGGCGAGAACCGGCGCCATGGCGGTGGCAGAGGGCCGGAGCGGCCGCGGCGGCATCGAGGTGGGCATCTCTCTGCCGGCGGCCGGCATGCAGAGCTTTCAAATGTGCTTCCAAGATGCCATTGACTGGCTTCACCAGTAA